In Dryobates pubescens isolate bDryPub1 chromosome 12, bDryPub1.pri, whole genome shotgun sequence, one genomic interval encodes:
- the CFAP298 gene encoding cilia- and flagella-associated protein 298, which produces MVRLHVKRGDESQFLLETAASARLSDLTPLVARIYNGRLKVQRLCSEMEELAEHGTFLPYNMQGLTDEQIEELKLKDEWAEKCIPSGGSVFKKDEIGRRNGHAPNEKMQQVIKKTIEEAKALISRKQVQANICVNMEMVKDALDQLRGAVTIVYPMGLPPHDPIRMEFENKEDLVGTQAGLEVIEESEAQLWWAGKELQETKLLSDYVGKNEKTTIIVKIQKKGRGAPGREPLISHEEQKQMMLYYYKKQEELKKLEEEDDDSFLNAEWADSHALKRQFHGVTDIKWRPR; this is translated from the exons ATGGTGCGGTTGCATGTAAAGCGCGGCGATGAGAGCCAGTTCCTGCTGGAGACGGCCGCCAGCGCGCGTCTCTCCGACCTGACGCCTCTCGTCGCCCGTATTTACAACGGGAGGCTGAAGGTGCAACGTCTCTGCTCAG AGatggaggagctggcagagcatgGTACTTTCTTGCCTTACAATATGCAAGGTCTGACAGATGAGCAAATTGAAGAACTGAAGCTAAAGGATGAATGGGCAGAAAAGTGCATACCAAGCGGTGGAAGTGTCTTCAAGAAGGACGAAATTGGGCGAAGAAACGGACATG CTCCCAATGAAAAAATGCAGCAAGTTATAAAGAAGACAATAGAGGAAGCCAAGGCATTAATCTCTAGG AAACAAGTTCAGGCCAACATATGCGTTAATATGGAGATGGTGAAAGATGCATTGGACCAGCTCCGAGGGGCTGTGACGATTGTGTATCCAATGGGATTGCCTCCACATGATCCAATTAGGATGGAGTTTGAAAATAAAGAAGACCTGGTGGGAACTCAA GCTGGTCTTGAAGTTATAGAAGAATCAGAGGCACAATTGTGGTGGGCAGGAAAGGAGCTGCAAGAAACAAAGTTGCTCTCTGACTATGTAGGCAAAAATGAGAAAACGACCATCATTGTCAAGATACAGAAA AAAGGACGAGGTGCTCCAGGGCGTGAACCTCTGATTAGTCATGAAGAACAAAAACAGATGATGCTGTATTACTACAAAAAGCAGGAGGAACTTAAG AAactggaagaggaggatgatgaCTCATTTCTAAATGCTGAATGGGCAGACAGCCATGCTTTGAAAAGACAATTTCATGGTGTGACAGACATCAAATGGCGGCCAAGGTGA